A genomic window from Anaerolineae bacterium includes:
- the folP gene encoding dihydropteroate synthase has translation MKKHNFLWGRHSLCFSTRTLIMGILNVTPDSFSDGGNFFSTTAAFAHGKKLVEDGADIIDVGGESSRPFSEAVSVEEECRRVLPVIKKLAKHISIPISIDTTKSEVARQAILAGASIINDISALRTDNKMAAVAAEYRVPVILMHMKGTPETMQLKPFYNDIISEIKEFFENAIIMAEKNGISRSKIIIDPGIGFGKTVEHNLLLINHLHEFTSLDTPILIGPSRKSFITNILFNNPAGDIKNDMPALETGTQAAVAAAVLHGANIVRVHDVAGTYKTIKIVDAIKNA, from the coding sequence AGCATAATTTTTTGTGGGGCAGGCACTCTTTATGTTTTAGCACTCGCACCTTGATAATGGGTATTTTAAATGTAACTCCGGATTCATTTTCTGACGGGGGTAATTTTTTTTCAACCACTGCTGCTTTTGCTCATGGGAAAAAACTTGTTGAAGACGGGGCAGACATAATTGATGTTGGAGGTGAATCTTCCCGCCCTTTTTCAGAAGCGGTTTCTGTTGAGGAGGAGTGCAGGCGCGTTCTTCCTGTAATAAAAAAATTGGCAAAACATATTTCAATACCGATTTCCATTGATACGACAAAGTCGGAAGTGGCAAGACAGGCTATTTTAGCCGGCGCTTCCATAATAAATGATATAAGTGCTTTGCGTACTGACAATAAAATGGCGGCTGTTGCTGCTGAATACAGGGTGCCGGTCATTTTGATGCATATGAAGGGAACCCCTGAAACAATGCAGTTAAAACCGTTTTATAATGATATTATCAGTGAAATTAAAGAGTTTTTTGAAAATGCGATCATCATGGCTGAAAAAAACGGGATTTCAAGATCAAAAATAATTATCGATCCTGGAATCGGTTTCGGCAAGACAGTTGAACACAACCTTCTTTTAATTAATCATCTACATGAATTTACAAGCCTGGATACGCCTATTCTTATAGGACCTTCAAGAAAATCATTTATTACAAATATCCTTTTTAACAATCCAGCCGGGGATATCAAGAATGATATGCCTGCGCTGGAAACCGGCACCCAGGCAGCGGTTGCTGCTGCAGTTTTACATGGAGCCAATATTGTGCGTGTCCATGATGTTGCCGGAACATATAAGACAATAAAAATTGTTGATGCTATTAAAAATGCATAA